TCCGGGCTTGGTCGAAGTGTTGTCGGCAGCCGAATAGCTAATCGTTGTTACCTGATCCGTTCCTGCTTCGGACAGTGATTCGGGTGAGTCCACTCGAAAATCAGAGACGGGTTGGAACTGCAAACGATAGATTTCGGCATCTTCGCTGCTGTTGTTTTCAATCCGAATGAGTGTGAAGTCGCCATTGGCTGGTCGCATCACGGATTCAGCAACGGTCAGTTGGGCGATGGTAGGCGGCTGTGTCTCGTTGGTCTCGCTGGCTGTGTCTTGGTTGGCTGGGTCTTGGTTGGGCGACTCGGGGGTGGCTTCCACTGCGGACTGATTTTCCCTGGCTGTCAATTGGCGTATCGTTGCAATTTCCTGTCGAAATGCGGTGACCCGTTGTTCCTTCGCCTGCCGTTCCGTGGCAGCAATTTGGTCCACCAGATTTTGGGCGTCCTGTTCGAATTGATTCAAGGCGCTCACAATTTGATCGTTCCAGCCCTTCATCCGATTGTCGTTGGCTTGAAGTGAACTCCGAAATTCATTTTCCAGAACAACCTTCTGTTTGGCGTAGAGATCAGATTCTTTTTTCAACGCCTGTTCGAACTCGGTGATTAGTTCGCTTGTCTGGGGAACGACCGGTTGTTGGGTCATCGCTAAGCCAATGGCAATGACCGCAACCAAACCACTGACGACAGAGATGATACGACTGGTCCAATCCACCGATGAAATGGGGCGCCCAGAGTTCATGAATCCACCTCGCACAACGAGAACCGAGTGACGGTTGGAATCGACGCGATTCGATCCCACCCTATCCAAGATACCGACCGCTGCCCGACTGGTCTACGGGCGCGATCAGGCAGATCTGATAGCTGCGATCGAAAGGAACGCCTTTTGCCGGTGGTTTGTGGCGTTTGTGCAGGTTTTACGGGAGGCGGAGGGCGATTTCACGCTGTCATTGACAGCAGTGGGGCCGTTGTCGTGTCCCAACCGCTTTGTTTAGCGCGTTATTCCGCCGTTTGGGGAGGGCGGGTGGAACCTAGCAACTATTCGTCTTTTGGTTTGAGGCGACGCAATCCGAAGCCGACGTAATGGAACCCGCTTTCTTCGTTGGTCACCACAGATCCTGTTGGCGCCATGTACTGGGCGATGACTTCGAAGGGTGGGAAGCGATTTTCCGACAACGATTTGTCCAGTGCCGTAAAGAACGGATTATCTTCCGACATGCGATTAATCTGTTCGCGAACATCTTTCGATTGCAGTAGGTCATAACCGTACTTCATGCCCTCTTCGGGTCTTGAAAAAGAGATCATCACGGACTCTTCTCCGCCCGGTTGACGTTTGAGCTTGTTGGAGATCAGTTTGTAATCCAGTTCATCAGCGAGTCGGTCGGCAGAACCTTCATTGGCGAGAATAGCTCGTTCCAGGAAGGAAGCTTTGCTACAGATGACCAAGTAATTACCGATGATGGCGGCGGCTGCGCCGGGGCGAGGTCCACGACGTCGACGACGCCTCTGCCTTTCTAAGTCCTGCTCGTTACCTTCCGCATCCTCTTCTGCAATCTGCTGCTCCTCGCTGTTTTGCTGCTCCTTTAATGCGAAGATCGAGGTTCCACCGAAGGTGCGTTCTTCCATTTGCTCGCTAAATCGATCCATGACTTTGTCAAGCGTCGGCCTGAATACAGCTGGATCTTTCAGCTCGATACCCATTGCATTGACCTGGCTCGTCAATGAGATGGGCCGTTCGTACCAAGTTGTGAAAGTGAACCGACCGGTCATCGCTGGTAGCAGGTCGTCGGTGAAATTGATTCCTAATCCTTCGGAAATTCCTCCATCGACGGTTTGTTCGAAGGAACCTTCGCCGCGAAAAGTATCGACTAATTCACCCAATTGCGTGTAGGCATCGATCATGTCGAAATGCAATGTCGAGTAATTTCCGCAGTCCGCCGGTATCCATTTTTCCGGTGTCGTGGGGCCGTTTTGAAAAGTCAACATTTCCAGGACACCATTGCGAGGTTGATCCAGTAACAGATGTCCATGGACGACTGTATCGAAATCATCGGTTGCGATTTGAATTGTGCCGCCAAGTCCTTTCAGTCCATCCAGCCCGATCGCGGGCAAGAAAGCGAGGCCTGCGGCAGCAGTGAGATTGCCGCGAGTTGCTGTGCGAGCCAAACCGATCGGATCGACGTAAAGGCTTACTTGGGCTTTACCGTCACGTTGGCAACGGGTCATGATTGCATTGTAGGATTCCACTTCGTTGATGGTGCCCTGCTCTTCGTTCTCTGCTAAGGCCGCAGCGATTGCTGCCATCACCAATCGATTCGAGGTAAGAATCAATGTGTCATCAATACGCAGTTGGGCGATCTCTTGGACGTCATCATCAGTTCGCGTTAACAGCTTGATCGTCGTTCCCTCGATCTCTTCCTCGGACTCGACGAAACCCACATCGGTTAGTAATGCGGTACCACGATCCAACAGATCTGTCATCGCATTTCCGTCAGTAGATTCGACAAGGACTGCGACAGCCGGACGTTGACCAGGTAAACCCACCACTCCAATTGCAACTTCACCCAAGGGAAGGTCCATCAAATCTTCGATGCTCATTCCCAGCTGTTCTTCGATACCCGACATCGCCGGGGAGACAGATCCGTAAAGCGTTTCGATGACGGGGCGAACTTGCTCATCCGTAAACATCGCCACCATCGCAGATTCTTGCATGCGTTCTCCCAATTCCTGGGCATCGGGGACGTGCAGTAGCAGATAAGTCGAATCTGGAAGTAAGGCAACGGCGGACGGTGGTTCGGCCGAACAGGGTTTTGCAGCATGCGAGCAAAGAAAAATCAGCAAGGCCAGAGCCAAATTGCGCATCGGGGTTACCTTATGAACAGACGGTGCGATGGAAGTGGAGTGAAACGGTGCTCGTGACATGGTTACGAATCCGGGGGTTGGACGGTGGAATATGCCAGAATCGGCATTTTTTTTCTAACCCGCATGTTTTACGGTGGCTCAACCAATATACTCCTCAGGATGGGTGAAGGTTTCAATCGCTTCTGCCGGATCGTCGAAACTATTGGCCAGCAGTTGGGTTCTAGGATTATACTAGCTGGGCCGACTGAGCCGTCCGCGATTCGTCAATCTACTTGCTAGCAGTTGATTGCGACCACGGAATCGATGTTGGCGATGTCGAGTTAACTTTTGGAAACGCGTCTTTCAGAAATCAATCATGGGTCTCTTCCATTGAAGACGGATGTCAAATCATGCGAAGCCAACTGATTTATTGTCTCGTTCTGGCGGGAGTGGGAGTACTGGCGACCGACGTGTCGGCCCAGCGAGGTTCGACAAGTACCGGAACGTTTGGGAGTCGCACAGTTGGCGGCGGCGGTGGATTGTCAGCTGGAAGTGGTAACGCGTTTGGAAGTGGTGGTGGCCAAGGCGACGCTCTCCAAGGAACGACGGCCGGCAACCGTCTTGAGCAGTTGATTGGTGGCGAGCAGGTTGGCGGGGTGCAAGGGAACGAGCGATTTGTCCGTGGGAACCGCCAAGCTGGGCAATTCGTCGGGGGAAGCACGGCGGATGCTTTCGTCGGCTCAATGACCGGTAGCGCTAACGGCTTCAATGCGGGCAACTTTGCTGCGGGCCTTGGACAGCGCAACAATCGCAATAACACCAATCAAAACCGCAACAATTCTCAACGCAAGATCAACGTGAGAACCCAGCTGAGTATCGGTTTTCGTTACCCCAAGTTGCGGACTTCCGTGATTCAGATGAAAACGCGGAAGTTGATGAATTCGAAGTCGATTGCCAGGCTGGGTCCCATTGAGGTTGATGTGGTAGATCGGACTGCCCGTTTGCGTGGCGTGGTTGCGAACGAGGCCGACCGCGAATTGGCTGTCCGACTTGTTCGGCTCGAACCTGGGATTTCGAAGGTAGAAGATGAGCTTGTGGTTGACGCATCCGTGTCTGACGAAGTTTCTCCATCCGATCCGCAATAGACGAGTTTTGGTATTTCCTGTTCACCGAGAGGTTTTCGGCAGCCAAAACTCTTTGCCGCATAGACGGTGGCACTTCGATGGTGCTGGTGCGAATTCGATTTCGCACTAGATCCCCTTGGTCGTCGCGTCCGACAGTGCGAGTTTCGTAGGCGACGCGTCGAAGTTTCTCTACCGTTTCTTCTTTGACCAATCGTTCCTGCTTCGATTTTTTCCCGTTTAGCAGGTTACGGGCATGATCGCCCATGAGCAGCTGCCCTTCCGTCGTCTTGAAGACGGGAACGACGCTGATCGATTGTTGTTTCCCACCGACTCGGTCCCAGGGGACCCAGACGCTGTAGGAGGGGCCGAAATCCGAGACACTGTAGCGCTGGGAAAACTGTTCTGGTGTGAAAACAAATTTCCGCTTCGCTTGGTCAGCTTGGCTTTTGTCATCGAATGCGTAGACTATCAATTCGCCCTTGGCTGGAACAGTTTGATGTCTTTGATTGTAGAAGTAGATACGTCCGCCGAGACCTCGTGTCGGTTGATTGTTTGCGCCATAAACGACCATTTCGCTCCAAATGGCGACGAGTTTGGTGGGCCGGTTTCGGGCTACTTCTAAGGGATCCTCCTTTTTCGTCGGGAGCCATTTTGATTCCTTGTTACCCGGCGAATTGTCGCCGAAGGTCTGGCAGCCGACGAGTGTACATAAAGTTGCGAGTAGAGCGAGGCCGGTCCAAAACGGTCGATGGTTGTGTGCAGTGTTGATCATGGTTTACCTCGACCTGGGAGGGATAGCTTGGCACGGAGCTTATTCCACGTTGATGACTCTTCTTTTTTGGGTACCACATACTGCGCTGGGGAGACCGGCGGAATATCGCTGAGGGGCGGTTGAGTCAATGTGTTAATGGACGATTCCACGTTCGGTTGGACGCCAGAGGAGTCAAGCGGAGTTTCGGGTTTCTCAGGGAATTCGGTTGCCGGGTTCTTGTTTCGTCGCTTGAACCAGTGGTTGAAGCGTTGAGTGAGAACATGGGACTTCTCATCGGCGGTAGCCGAGGTTTCTCGTGTCGTGGGATCCTCGCCGGGACTCGGTGGTTCGGTCGGCAATTGCTCGCCGGGCATCGGAACTTCTTCAGGAGTCAACGGTTGATTGCCGCTTGGGTCAATGTTTGGATAAATAAGTTCGGTGAAGCCAATTTCCGATCGGTTGATTCCCCCACCTGACAGACCCGTGTCGCCATCCACTTCGATGACGTCGGCCAGACACCAACTCATCCGTTCTGATTCGACTTGGTTGAGAATCTCCAAATCTTCTTCTTTGCGGACAATGCGCGGTGTCATGATGATAAGCAGTTCGGTTCGTACTTCTTCTACGTTGTCGTATCGGAACAATTCACCCACTAACGGCACGTCGGCCAGGTAAGGTACACGTCGAGATACGGAGTTCTTTCCTTTCGTGATCAGCCCGCCGAGAATCACGGTCTGTCCACTGCGTGCACTCACGGTTGTTTGGAGGGTCGTAGTGTCGATCGGTTGCTGTGTCAGTGGTGTTCCATCCTCGGCGATCCCAACGGTGACTGTGTTATCGGATAACTTTGATTTTTCAGCATCGATCTCCATGACGACGAGACCGTCTGGACTGATTCGTGGCGTGACTCCCAGCACGAGTCCGACGTTTTCAAATTCGATCGGAGACAGGGATTGCCCCGAATTGAGTACCTGAATGCCCTCGACGTAGGGGACTCTTTGGCCGACAAGCACAAACGCGGGTTGGTTATTAAGAGTCATGACTTGTGGTCGACTCAATACATCCAGACGGCGAGACTCTCGCAGGGCTCGAATCAATAAGTTGACTGACTCGCTACTCGCTGAGAGGACCAAGCCACCGTAGCCCAGATCCGCGTTTGTCCGACTGAGGGCGAAACTACTCAATGCTTGCCCGGCAAATTTTGCCTTGTTGGCGAGCGCTGCTGCGGATGCGGCGTTTCCAAGGGGTTGATTGTTGAAATTGAAGCCAGGCTCTAGAATTCCCGGTTCCACGACCAGCTCATCTACCGGGTCAAACCGCACGCTTCGATCGAAAAGCAAAGAATCCTGCAAGCCAAGTTCGACGCCGAATTCTTCTTGATTACCCAGATCGACTTCTGCAATCAAAACTTGAATCATGACCATCGGTGGCCGTTCATCCAATTCCTCGACAATCTCAGAAATCTGTTCGAAATATCGTGGCGTAGAGCTGATAATCAGGCTGTTGCTGACCACCTCGGGGACGACGACAACTTCCCGTTCAATTTGCTCAAATGGGCTGATGGCGTCGGGATTAACGAGTTGGATGTCACGTTCGCTCCGGAGGAATTCATTAATGGCCGTCGCGACGTCGAGAGCAGGTGCGTTCATCAGTCGGTAGACTCGACTGCGACGTTGTGAAATGTCATCTTCATCCAGTCGCAGCAGGATGGCCTCAACCACGCCAAGGTCAGCCGATCCACCCGTCGCGATAATACTATTCGTGCGGAGATCAACAGAAAACCGAAGTGGAACCAAGCTTGACTCGCCAGCACCGGTTGCGGACTGTAAGGTCGGTCCGTCTTGCTGATCCGTTTCACCAAACAGTTCCTGCAGTGTCTCGGCCAGCGAAGGTGCGTCGCCATTAAGGATGGTGAAGACTTTGATTTGTGCTTCTGAAGTTGGCAGTTCATCGAGTTGTTGAACGAGCGCCGCGATTAAGGACATGCTTTCCGACGGTGCTGTTACGACCAATGAGTTAGCACGAATATCGGCAGCCACCCGAACGTTCGTCAGTAAGCCTGACTTGAGTACGCGATTGCCCTGTTCGTCGATGGTGAGCGTCAGCATCGACGAACGTGGCGCCGAGAATTGGCCCCGTTGGTTTTGCTGGTTTTGACCGAAGCCACCACCTTGTTGTCCGAGACCACCGCCTTGCCCTCCCAAGCCACCACCCGACCGATTGAGAGTGTCATCGCCCCGTAACGTCGCCTGCAAGACTGGTGCAAGTTCTTCGGCCAGGGCGTTATTCAGTTTGAAGACACGGACTTCGTCGACCGCTTTGCTGGCGTTGACATCGATCTCTTTGATTAATTGTCCTACCTCTTCCATGTCGCGAGGACTGGCGTAAACGATCAACGAGTTGGTGCGGAAGTCAGCTTGTACTTGAATCACTGGACCAAGACCGCCTCGTTCGCTGAAAAAAGTTTCAATCGTCAGTTGAGCATCGGTGGCTGATGAATTGGAAAGCTGAAAGATCTTGAATTGTGACGCCGGTGCGACGGGTTGGTCGAGTCGTTCGATCAAGTCCGCCGTTGCCTTGACCCCTTCTTCTCGTCCAATCAGCAGGATCGCATTCGGTTTCACGAGGGGTGTGATGCTGACCGAACCACGACGAGCGGCGAGAGCTTGGGTGTTTAGTTCTGTCACGAGTTCTGCCATTGACAGACTATTGACATGCTTGAGTGGAATCAGTTCGATCGATGGTTCGGTGTCGATGCTTAATCG
The sequence above is drawn from the Pirellulaceae bacterium genome and encodes:
- a CDS encoding BON domain-containing protein, producing MRSQLIYCLVLAGVGVLATDVSAQRGSTSTGTFGSRTVGGGGGLSAGSGNAFGSGGGQGDALQGTTAGNRLEQLIGGEQVGGVQGNERFVRGNRQAGQFVGGSTADAFVGSMTGSANGFNAGNFAAGLGQRNNRNNTNQNRNNSQRKINVRTQLSIGFRYPKLRTSVIQMKTRKLMNSKSIARLGPIEVDVVDRTARLRGVVANEADRELAVRLVRLEPGISKVEDELVVDASVSDEVSPSDPQ
- a CDS encoding secretin N-terminal domain-containing protein — translated: MTLLLLVICSMTTASGQETLTDSFRAYPTHNTPPAQAAIQLQERLQRARVQADVVPDNRAKRLLINGPARSHQLAAEYTRTLRTTANEDEITLKPYPLQGTDLSETIKSLRRKYADQDQVRIGMDTRNNQVLVYAQPSVHAEITKFLAERSPNKQTADPTPKSTVTDKVPSLSWVNLGLGKADATLQHITWQQLVEILDQVTADKLSPSETAANNDMLEFQLPAKRGQTKLLINPTTQQYRLEGNDDLVRSWSHAIRTIDQRSASRDATTQVIPIKNQDSAATITRAVGLLQSARENAVSAKIRWGGDLVGIESQGSQQSGDLPTEQVATDELLAQNAPQDQQEPQEPTADEQADRGENTEIRLPGGEVGVDGSMIGPVQIEFVEGLDSIIIRGRKPDVERVMKIIDDIERLSIDTEPSIELIPLKHVNSLSMAELVTELNTQALAARRGSVSITPLVKPNAILLIGREEGVKATADLIERLDQPVAPASQFKIFQLSNSSATDAQLTIETFFSERGGLGPVIQVQADFRTNSLIVYASPRDMEEVGQLIKEIDVNASKAVDEVRVFKLNNALAEELAPVLQATLRGDDTLNRSGGGLGGQGGGLGQQGGGFGQNQQNQRGQFSAPRSSMLTLTIDEQGNRVLKSGLLTNVRVAADIRANSLVVTAPSESMSLIAALVQQLDELPTSEAQIKVFTILNGDAPSLAETLQELFGETDQQDGPTLQSATGAGESSLVPLRFSVDLRTNSIIATGGSADLGVVEAILLRLDEDDISQRRSRVYRLMNAPALDVATAINEFLRSERDIQLVNPDAISPFEQIEREVVVVPEVVSNSLIISSTPRYFEQISEIVEELDERPPMVMIQVLIAEVDLGNQEEFGVELGLQDSLLFDRSVRFDPVDELVVEPGILEPGFNFNNQPLGNAASAAALANKAKFAGQALSSFALSRTNADLGYGGLVLSASSESVNLLIRALRESRRLDVLSRPQVMTLNNQPAFVLVGQRVPYVEGIQVLNSGQSLSPIEFENVGLVLGVTPRISPDGLVVMEIDAEKSKLSDNTVTVGIAEDGTPLTQQPIDTTTLQTTVSARSGQTVILGGLITKGKNSVSRRVPYLADVPLVGELFRYDNVEEVRTELLIIMTPRIVRKEEDLEILNQVESERMSWCLADVIEVDGDTGLSGGGINRSEIGFTELIYPNIDPSGNQPLTPEEVPMPGEQLPTEPPSPGEDPTTRETSATADEKSHVLTQRFNHWFKRRNKNPATEFPEKPETPLDSSGVQPNVESSINTLTQPPLSDIPPVSPAQYVVPKKEESSTWNKLRAKLSLPGRGKP